Proteins encoded in a region of the Leifsonia sp. PS1209 genome:
- a CDS encoding ROK family transcriptional regulator — protein sequence MATRPVPGTPSWLRETNDRTALSLLLEHGVLTRNRIGELSGLSKPTAAQMVSRLETAGLIHAVGEVSGGRGPNAASYAVRTDRVLGVAVDIDATTIRSTVVDASGTEHPIAATPLRVTDPDRTPESDVRAAIDGACEAAGVASDRVSAVCVGVQGALDPRTDELTFIETLPGWPMQGITAHLEDALGISVHIDNDVNLAAIAERTDGVGRDTGGFALLWMGDGLGLSVDQGGSVHRGASGGAGEIGYLPIPRSAAELDQDAHDLQDLIGGPTVARLAERHGIHAADYTAAVEAIPGSPARDALLAELAPRIAVGVVPVLALLDPELVVLGGPTGRAGGDRLAELVSAELRASWGSSTVVATGVPAHPVLRGAREHLLAEVRNALFAEVSRISA from the coding sequence ATGGCCACCAGACCAGTACCGGGAACCCCCTCCTGGCTCCGCGAGACCAATGACCGCACAGCCCTGTCCCTGCTGCTCGAGCACGGGGTGCTCACCCGCAACAGGATCGGCGAGCTCTCCGGCCTCTCCAAGCCGACTGCGGCCCAGATGGTCTCCCGGCTCGAAACCGCCGGGCTCATCCACGCGGTGGGCGAGGTGTCAGGTGGCCGCGGCCCGAACGCGGCCAGCTACGCCGTACGCACCGACCGGGTGCTCGGCGTCGCCGTCGACATCGACGCGACCACGATCCGCTCCACCGTCGTCGACGCGAGCGGCACGGAGCATCCCATCGCCGCCACTCCCCTGCGGGTGACCGATCCTGACCGCACGCCGGAGTCCGACGTGCGCGCCGCAATCGACGGCGCGTGCGAGGCGGCGGGCGTCGCGAGCGACAGGGTCAGCGCCGTCTGCGTCGGCGTGCAGGGCGCCCTCGACCCCCGCACCGACGAGCTCACGTTCATCGAAACGCTCCCCGGCTGGCCGATGCAGGGCATCACCGCGCACCTCGAAGACGCTCTCGGCATCTCCGTGCACATCGACAACGACGTCAACCTCGCCGCCATCGCCGAGCGCACGGACGGCGTCGGGCGTGACACCGGCGGCTTCGCGCTGCTCTGGATGGGAGACGGCCTCGGCCTCTCCGTCGACCAGGGCGGCTCTGTCCACCGGGGTGCGTCGGGAGGCGCTGGCGAGATCGGCTATCTGCCGATCCCCCGCAGCGCCGCCGAACTCGACCAGGACGCCCACGACCTGCAAGACCTGATCGGCGGCCCGACCGTCGCGCGTCTGGCCGAGCGCCACGGCATCCACGCCGCCGACTACACCGCCGCCGTCGAGGCCATCCCCGGCTCGCCGGCCCGGGATGCGCTGCTCGCCGAACTCGCGCCGCGCATCGCCGTCGGGGTCGTCCCCGTCCTCGCCCTGCTCGACCCGGAACTCGTCGTGCTCGGAGGGCCGACAGGACGCGCGGGCGGCGACAGGCTCGCCGAGCTCGTGAGCGCGGAGCTCCGCGCATCCTGGGGGTCGTCCACCGTCGTCGCAACCGGCGTCCCCGCCCATCCCGTGCTCAGAGGCGCACGAGAGCACCTGCTCGCCGAGGTGCGCAACGCCCTCTTCGCCGAAGTCTCGAGGATCTCCGCGTAA
- a CDS encoding RidA family protein: MTARPTPVDPPGLHASPAFAQGMLVEQGRTLYVGGQNGTDAEGALLDGLQAQTEQALRNVLAVLAEAGSGPEYVAKLTIYLAVGVDPGEAYAATGAVWGAHRTAVTVLSVTPARAGALVEIEAVAAVPD, translated from the coding sequence ATGACCGCACGACCGACGCCCGTCGACCCGCCGGGCCTGCACGCCAGTCCGGCGTTCGCCCAGGGGATGCTCGTGGAGCAGGGGCGCACGCTCTACGTCGGCGGGCAGAACGGCACGGACGCAGAGGGAGCACTGCTCGACGGCCTGCAGGCGCAGACCGAGCAGGCGCTACGGAACGTCCTCGCCGTGCTCGCCGAGGCAGGCAGCGGCCCCGAGTACGTGGCCAAGCTCACCATCTATCTCGCGGTGGGCGTCGACCCCGGCGAGGCGTACGCGGCCACCGGCGCCGTGTGGGGAGCGCACCGCACAGCGGTGACAGTGCTCTCCGTCACCCCGGCACGCGCAGGCGCGCTCGTCGAGATCGAAGCGGTGGCCGCCGTTCCCGACTGA
- a CDS encoding SDR family oxidoreductase yields the protein MAATRSLFIGGTGVISSACVARSLEAGHEVTVINRGNSSIRPLPDGVEVLHADIREPESVHAVLGERSFDVVSEFLAFTPEHIQTDFRLFEGRVGQYVFISSASAYQTPPSRLPVTESTPLRNPFWQYSRDKIACEDLLVEAYRERAFPITIVRPSHTYDRTMIPTSGHWTDLARMRRGAPVVVHGDGSSLWTITHNTDFAVAYVGLLGRPEAVGEAFHITSDEAPTWNEIYAYLAEGLGVEAELVHVASESIAAVVPELGPGLIGDKANSMVFDNSKVKALVPEFRATVPFAKGAGEIVEWFLADPSRQRLDPDLDTAFDRLVEHARAFG from the coding sequence ATGGCAGCGACACGGTCACTTTTCATCGGCGGCACGGGGGTCATCAGCTCGGCCTGCGTCGCCAGATCTCTCGAGGCGGGACACGAGGTGACCGTCATCAATCGCGGCAATTCGAGCATCCGGCCGCTCCCGGACGGGGTGGAGGTGCTGCACGCGGACATCCGGGAGCCGGAGAGCGTGCACGCGGTGCTCGGCGAGCGCAGCTTCGACGTGGTGTCGGAGTTCCTGGCCTTTACGCCCGAGCACATCCAGACCGATTTCCGGCTGTTCGAGGGCCGGGTCGGGCAGTACGTGTTCATCAGCTCGGCCTCGGCGTACCAGACGCCGCCGTCCCGCCTTCCGGTGACGGAGTCGACACCCCTGCGCAACCCGTTCTGGCAGTACTCCCGCGACAAGATCGCCTGCGAGGACCTGCTCGTCGAGGCGTACCGCGAGCGGGCGTTCCCGATCACGATCGTGCGCCCGTCGCACACCTACGACCGCACGATGATCCCGACGAGCGGGCACTGGACCGACCTGGCCAGGATGCGCCGCGGCGCCCCCGTCGTGGTGCACGGCGACGGGTCGAGCCTCTGGACCATCACGCACAACACCGACTTCGCCGTCGCGTACGTCGGCCTTCTCGGCCGCCCGGAGGCGGTCGGCGAGGCGTTCCACATCACGTCGGACGAGGCGCCGACCTGGAACGAGATCTACGCGTACCTCGCGGAGGGCCTGGGAGTCGAGGCGGAGCTGGTGCACGTCGCCAGCGAGTCCATCGCGGCCGTGGTGCCGGAGCTCGGCCCCGGTCTGATCGGCGACAAGGCCAACTCGATGGTGTTCGACAACAGCAAGGTGAAGGCGCTCGTGCCCGAGTTCCGCGCGACGGTGCCGTTCGCGAAGGGTGCAGGCGAGATCGTCGAGTGGTTCCTCGCCGATCCGTCCCGTCAGCGTCTCGATCCGGACCTCGACACCGCGTTCGACCGGCTGGTTGAGCACGCGCGCGCCTTCGGGTAG
- a CDS encoding mechanosensitive ion channel domain-containing protein, with translation MFVLRSWPGLAVACVVAVLAAIVITAIVGAVFRTIARRRAWAALLITRARIPFRILLMVIVLWIAVAITLPRDVPAGWRDAVQHTFLILTIAAGVWFAAALAVYVEDLGLARYRLDVPDNRYARKVRTQVLIVRRLTIVAAVVIGLGAILLTFPALQAAGASILASAGVIGIIAGVAAQSTLGNLFAGLQLAFSDAIRIDDVVVVEQQWGTIEEITLTYVVVHIWDDRRLVLPSSYFTTKPFENWTRQHSELLGSVEFDLDWRVSPGGMRSELNRVLASTDLWDGRTGVLQVTDAVSGWVRVRVLVTARDAPTLFDLRCLVRERLIDWMQRYSTASLPRTRVEMVEAPDQLTPPPRARAQQEAGLFSGTPEGEQRAAQFTESIPIVRDDEPDGVDEPDPR, from the coding sequence GTGTTCGTCCTGCGTTCCTGGCCAGGTCTCGCCGTCGCCTGCGTGGTGGCCGTCCTGGCCGCCATCGTGATCACCGCCATCGTCGGCGCCGTCTTCCGCACCATCGCGCGGCGCAGGGCGTGGGCGGCCCTGCTGATCACGCGGGCGCGCATCCCGTTCCGGATCCTCCTGATGGTGATCGTGCTCTGGATCGCCGTCGCCATCACCCTGCCGCGGGACGTGCCGGCCGGATGGCGTGACGCCGTCCAGCACACCTTCCTCATCCTCACCATCGCCGCCGGCGTCTGGTTCGCAGCCGCCCTCGCCGTCTATGTGGAGGATCTCGGCCTCGCCCGCTACCGGCTGGATGTGCCGGACAACCGCTACGCGCGCAAGGTGCGCACCCAGGTGCTCATCGTGCGGCGGCTGACCATCGTCGCGGCGGTCGTGATCGGCCTCGGCGCGATCCTGCTGACCTTCCCCGCCCTGCAGGCGGCCGGCGCGAGCATCCTGGCCTCCGCCGGTGTCATCGGCATCATCGCCGGTGTCGCGGCCCAGTCGACGCTCGGCAATCTGTTCGCCGGGCTCCAGCTGGCGTTCAGCGACGCCATCCGGATCGACGACGTGGTGGTGGTGGAGCAGCAGTGGGGCACGATCGAGGAGATCACCCTCACCTACGTGGTCGTGCACATCTGGGACGACCGCCGTCTCGTGCTTCCGTCCAGCTACTTCACCACCAAGCCGTTCGAGAACTGGACGAGGCAGCACAGCGAACTGCTCGGCTCCGTCGAGTTCGACCTCGACTGGCGGGTCTCGCCGGGAGGGATGCGCTCGGAGCTCAACCGCGTGCTCGCCTCGACGGACCTCTGGGACGGCCGCACCGGCGTGCTGCAGGTGACGGATGCGGTCTCCGGCTGGGTGCGCGTGCGCGTGTTGGTGACGGCACGGGATGCCCCCACCCTGTTCGACCTGCGCTGCCTGGTGCGCGAACGCCTGATCGACTGGATGCAGCGGTACAGCACCGCATCCCTCCCGCGCACGCGGGTGGAGATGGTGGAGGCGCCCGACCAGCTGACGCCGCCTCCGCGCGCCAGGGCGCAGCAGGAGGCCGGCCTGTTCAGCGGCACCCCGGAGGGCGAGCAGAGGGCCGCGCAGTTCACCGAGTCCATCCCGATCGTCCGTGACGACGAACCGGATGGGGTCGACGAGCCCGACCCCCGGTGA
- a CDS encoding alpha/beta hydrolase, producing the protein MSAKPTIVLVHGAWADASSWNAVASALQQQGFEVLAPTNLLRNPISDSAYVASYVAQRTSGPVVLVGHSYGGAVISGAGLGGGDVKALVYVDAFIPEEGETVFSILGGSGSAFDVPDPSTVFDVAGYPGAPEGDAEAFLKPATVHTAFAQDLPEADRLLIAAGQRPITFAANTTPMGAPAWRTLPSWTVIGTEDKVIPPATQRSMAERAGSTITEVAASHVSMVSHPQAAIDAILAAVDAVS; encoded by the coding sequence ATGTCCGCGAAACCCACCATCGTCCTCGTCCACGGAGCCTGGGCAGACGCCTCCAGCTGGAACGCCGTCGCCAGTGCCCTGCAGCAGCAGGGCTTCGAGGTGCTCGCCCCCACCAACCTGCTCCGCAACCCCATCAGCGATTCGGCCTACGTCGCCTCGTACGTCGCGCAGCGCACCAGCGGTCCCGTCGTGCTCGTCGGCCACTCCTACGGAGGCGCCGTGATCAGCGGGGCCGGGCTCGGCGGCGGGGACGTCAAGGCGCTCGTCTACGTGGACGCCTTCATCCCGGAGGAGGGCGAGACGGTGTTCTCGATCCTGGGCGGCTCCGGATCGGCGTTCGACGTTCCGGACCCGTCGACGGTGTTCGACGTCGCCGGCTACCCGGGAGCGCCGGAGGGCGACGCAGAGGCGTTCCTGAAGCCGGCGACCGTGCACACGGCGTTCGCGCAGGACCTCCCGGAGGCCGACCGGCTGCTCATCGCCGCCGGCCAGCGCCCGATCACGTTCGCGGCGAACACCACGCCGATGGGCGCCCCCGCCTGGCGCACCCTGCCCTCCTGGACGGTCATCGGCACGGAGGACAAGGTGATCCCGCCTGCGACGCAGCGCAGCATGGCGGAGCGGGCGGGCTCCACGATCACCGAGGTCGCGGCGTCGCACGTCTCGATGGTGTCGCATCCCCAGGCCGCGATCGACGCGATCCTGGCGGCGGTGGATGCGGTGAGCTGA
- a CDS encoding MarR family transcriptional regulator: MSQDGAGVDLETSLGYLLKEASSALRSAMEDVLRPLGMSVTHYSCLELLAQRPGLSNSELARGAFVTRQTMNVLLQALERDGVVTRPAEAPVGKALPARLTARGRRELEKATAAVRSVELRMLGGMTATEQADAFRSLQSMIASLRGGDVERDAEPDPEPDQESLPR; the protein is encoded by the coding sequence ATGAGTCAAGACGGTGCCGGCGTCGACCTGGAGACGTCACTGGGCTATCTGCTGAAAGAGGCGTCGAGCGCGCTGCGATCCGCGATGGAGGACGTGCTTCGTCCCCTCGGGATGAGCGTGACGCACTACTCCTGCCTGGAACTGCTCGCGCAGCGGCCGGGGCTGTCGAACTCCGAACTCGCCCGCGGCGCGTTCGTCACCAGGCAGACGATGAACGTGCTGCTCCAGGCCCTGGAACGCGACGGCGTCGTCACCCGGCCCGCCGAGGCGCCCGTCGGCAAGGCCCTCCCCGCGCGGCTCACCGCGCGCGGGCGGCGCGAGCTGGAGAAGGCGACGGCGGCCGTCCGCTCCGTCGAGCTCAGGATGCTGGGCGGCATGACGGCGACGGAGCAGGCGGACGCGTTCCGCAGCCTGCAGAGCATGATCGCCTCCCTGCGCGGCGGCGACGTGGAGCGCGACGCGGAGCCTGACCCAGAGCCCGACCAGGAGTCTCTCCCCCGCTGA
- a CDS encoding VOC family protein: MPAIGPDFISIQVRDLDASQAFYEQYLGLVRSPAGPPHAVVFDTKPIAFALRDIVEGTDLASVSQPGIGVALWLHATDVQDIHDALVADGRTIVSAPIDGPFGRTFTFADPDGYQVTLHDRA; encoded by the coding sequence ATGCCAGCCATCGGCCCAGACTTCATCTCCATCCAGGTGCGCGACCTCGACGCATCCCAGGCGTTCTACGAGCAGTACCTCGGGCTCGTCCGCTCCCCGGCCGGCCCTCCGCACGCCGTCGTCTTCGACACGAAGCCGATCGCGTTCGCGCTCAGGGACATCGTGGAAGGCACCGACCTGGCCTCGGTCTCGCAGCCGGGCATCGGCGTCGCGCTCTGGCTGCACGCCACCGACGTCCAGGACATCCACGACGCCCTGGTCGCGGACGGCCGCACGATCGTCTCCGCGCCCATCGATGGCCCGTTCGGCCGCACCTTCACCTTCGCCGACCCGGACGGCTACCAGGTCACCCTGCACGACCGCGCCTGA
- the msrB gene encoding peptide-methionine (R)-S-oxide reductase MsrB, translating into MSHDYRKTQDAVSRLTPEQYAVTQREATEPAFRNEFWDNKEAGLYVDIVSGEPLFASVNKYDSRSGWPSFTVPVDPANIVEKRDRTFGMVRTEVRSAHGDSHLGHLFDDGPAEAGGMRYCINSAALRFIPLADLDTEGYGDYRHLFENEEVTR; encoded by the coding sequence GTGTCACACGATTACCGCAAGACCCAGGATGCAGTCTCCCGCCTGACCCCCGAGCAGTACGCCGTCACGCAGCGCGAGGCAACGGAGCCGGCGTTCCGCAACGAGTTCTGGGACAACAAGGAGGCGGGTCTCTACGTCGACATCGTCTCCGGAGAGCCGCTGTTCGCCTCGGTGAACAAGTACGACAGCCGGTCGGGCTGGCCGAGCTTCACCGTGCCCGTCGACCCGGCCAACATCGTCGAGAAGCGCGACAGGACGTTCGGGATGGTGCGCACCGAGGTCCGTTCGGCTCACGGGGACAGCCACCTCGGCCACCTGTTCGACGACGGCCCCGCCGAGGCGGGAGGGATGCGATACTGCATCAACTCCGCCGCCCTCCGTTTCATCCCGCTCGCCGACCTCGACACCGAGGGCTACGGCGACTATCGTCACCTGTTCGAGAATGAGGAGGTCACCCGATGA
- the msrA gene encoding peptide-methionine (S)-S-oxide reductase MsrA translates to MTDATPTTPATPATEKAILAGGCFWGMEDLIRKRPGVLDTRVGYTGGDVPNATYRNHGSHAEAIEIVFDPSKVSYRDLLEFFFQIHDPSTKNRQGNDVGTSYRSAIFYETDEQRRVAEDTIADVDASGLWPGPVVTELSPAGPFWEAEPEHQDYLERIPWGYTCHYVRPGWKLPRREEVAS, encoded by the coding sequence ATGACCGACGCAACACCCACCACCCCCGCCACTCCCGCCACGGAGAAGGCCATCCTCGCCGGTGGCTGTTTCTGGGGCATGGAGGACCTGATCCGCAAGCGCCCCGGCGTGCTCGACACCCGTGTCGGCTACACCGGAGGCGACGTGCCGAACGCCACGTACCGCAACCACGGCAGCCACGCCGAGGCCATCGAGATCGTCTTCGACCCGTCGAAGGTCAGCTACCGCGACCTGCTGGAGTTCTTCTTCCAGATCCACGACCCGTCGACGAAGAACCGCCAGGGCAACGACGTGGGCACCAGCTACCGCTCCGCGATCTTCTACGAGACCGACGAGCAGCGCCGCGTGGCGGAGGACACCATCGCCGACGTCGACGCCTCCGGACTCTGGCCGGGCCCCGTGGTAACCGAGCTGTCGCCCGCCGGTCCGTTCTGGGAGGCGGAGCCCGAGCACCAGGACTACCTGGAGCGCATCCCGTGGGGCTACACCTGCCACTACGTGCGCCCCGGCTGGAAGCTCCCGCGCCGCGAGGAAGTCGCTTCGTAG
- a CDS encoding iron ABC transporter ATP-binding protein, translating into MANPTRTAARAAAAVTAILACTLAMTACASPSKSAGGSSSPSASANAGGTKAPTPTPTPTPTDPPTPVTLTCDQIVTPDQAYAYNPNFGTDPGYQPKDGSLEKQVADWKGVTCAWLNQTSGDVIEIAVAQPPASALEGLKNAAVTAATPVPTYGVPPEVEGYFKQGTPGQVQVFRGAYWIVSDSAAFFEPGDAAPLMESVLANLPK; encoded by the coding sequence ATGGCCAACCCCACCAGAACCGCCGCCCGAGCAGCGGCTGCCGTCACGGCGATCCTCGCCTGCACCCTGGCCATGACCGCGTGCGCCAGCCCGTCGAAGAGCGCGGGAGGCTCATCGTCCCCCTCCGCCTCCGCGAACGCGGGAGGCACGAAGGCGCCGACGCCCACGCCCACCCCGACGCCGACGGACCCGCCCACCCCCGTCACCCTCACCTGCGACCAGATCGTCACGCCGGACCAGGCGTACGCATACAACCCCAACTTCGGCACGGACCCCGGATACCAGCCCAAGGACGGCAGCCTGGAGAAGCAGGTCGCCGACTGGAAAGGCGTCACCTGCGCCTGGCTCAACCAGACCAGCGGCGACGTGATCGAGATCGCGGTGGCGCAGCCCCCGGCGAGCGCCCTCGAAGGCCTGAAGAACGCGGCGGTCACCGCAGCGACCCCGGTGCCCACCTACGGCGTTCCCCCGGAGGTCGAGGGATACTTCAAGCAGGGAACCCCCGGTCAGGTGCAGGTCTTCCGCGGCGCATACTGGATCGTCTCCGACTCGGCCGCCTTCTTCGAGCCGGGCGACGCAGCTCCGCTGATGGAATCGGTGCTCGCCAACCTGCCGAAGTAG
- the argS gene encoding arginine--tRNA ligase has protein sequence MTPADLSAALLDIVTSVVERRRGDGAEEGAGDAVVVTIDDVPLERPKNREHGDWASNVAMRLAKKVGANPRELATEIAEAAASIDGVASAEVAGPGFINFRLDAAAAGQLAKTIVEAGDDYGNGHLYDGLTVNLEFVSANPTGPIHMGGVRWAAVGDSLARILKAEGADVTREYYFNDHGSQIDRFARSLLAAYLGEPTPEDGYGGAYISDIAAQVVERYDGDISSLSRDEQQEVFRSVGTELMFAEIKEKLHGFGVDFDVYFHEDSLHESGAVERAIERLREQGHIFEEDGAVWLRTTTFGDDRDRVVIRSNGEPAYISGDLGYYLNKRERGFEQNLIMLGADHHGYVARLQAAVEAFGDVPNVNLQILIGQMVNLVRDGEPVKMSKRAGTIVTLDDLVDAVGVDAGRYALVRSSSDSQLDIDLDLLSKRSNENPVFYVQYAHARTRSVAANAAAAGVDRSAFAPELLTHESESALLGGLQEFPRIVAQAAELREPHRVARYIEELAGLYHTWYAATRVIPLGDEPVTDLHRTRLWLNDATGQVIRNGLGLLGVSAPDRM, from the coding sequence GTGACTCCTGCTGACCTCTCTGCTGCCCTGCTCGACATCGTGACCTCCGTTGTCGAGCGGCGACGCGGGGACGGCGCGGAGGAGGGTGCAGGGGATGCTGTCGTCGTCACGATCGACGACGTCCCCCTCGAGCGCCCCAAGAACCGCGAGCACGGCGACTGGGCGTCCAACGTCGCCATGCGCCTGGCGAAGAAAGTCGGCGCCAACCCGCGGGAGCTGGCCACCGAGATCGCCGAGGCCGCCGCATCCATCGACGGCGTCGCCTCCGCAGAGGTCGCCGGTCCTGGCTTCATCAACTTCCGGCTGGACGCTGCTGCGGCCGGCCAGCTGGCGAAGACCATCGTCGAGGCGGGCGACGACTACGGCAACGGGCACCTCTACGACGGCCTGACCGTCAACCTGGAGTTCGTCTCCGCCAACCCGACCGGCCCCATCCACATGGGCGGCGTGCGCTGGGCGGCCGTCGGCGACAGCCTCGCGCGCATCCTCAAGGCCGAGGGCGCGGACGTCACGCGCGAGTACTACTTCAACGACCACGGCTCGCAGATCGACCGCTTCGCCAGGAGCCTCCTCGCCGCATACCTGGGTGAGCCGACGCCGGAGGACGGCTACGGCGGAGCGTACATCTCCGACATCGCCGCCCAGGTGGTCGAGCGCTACGACGGCGACATCTCCTCCCTGTCGCGCGACGAGCAGCAGGAGGTGTTCCGTTCGGTCGGCACCGAGCTGATGTTCGCCGAGATCAAGGAGAAGCTGCACGGTTTCGGCGTCGACTTCGACGTGTACTTCCACGAGGACTCGCTGCACGAGTCCGGGGCCGTCGAGCGCGCCATCGAGCGACTGCGCGAGCAGGGCCACATCTTCGAGGAGGACGGAGCCGTCTGGCTCCGCACCACCACGTTCGGCGACGACCGCGACCGCGTCGTCATCCGCTCGAACGGAGAGCCGGCGTACATCTCCGGCGACCTCGGCTACTACCTGAACAAGCGCGAGCGCGGCTTCGAGCAGAACCTCATCATGCTCGGCGCCGACCACCACGGCTACGTCGCGCGGCTCCAGGCCGCCGTCGAGGCGTTCGGCGACGTCCCGAACGTCAACCTGCAGATCCTGATCGGCCAGATGGTCAACCTGGTCCGCGACGGTGAGCCCGTCAAGATGTCGAAGCGCGCCGGCACCATCGTCACGCTCGACGACCTGGTGGATGCGGTGGGCGTCGACGCGGGCCGCTACGCCCTGGTGCGCTCGTCCAGCGACTCGCAGCTCGACATCGACCTCGACCTGCTGAGCAAGCGCAGCAACGAGAACCCCGTCTTCTACGTGCAGTACGCCCACGCCCGCACCCGGTCCGTCGCCGCCAATGCAGCAGCCGCCGGTGTCGACCGCAGCGCGTTCGCGCCGGAACTGCTCACGCACGAGAGCGAGTCCGCTCTGCTCGGCGGGCTGCAGGAGTTCCCGCGGATCGTCGCGCAGGCGGCCGAACTGCGCGAGCCGCACCGCGTCGCCCGCTACATCGAGGAGCTCGCTGGGCTCTACCACACCTGGTACGCAGCGACCCGAGTCATCCCGCTCGGCGACGAGCCCGTCACCGACCTGCACCGCACCCGCCTGTGGCTGAACGACGCCACCGGCCAGGTCATCCGCAACGGTCTCGGGCTCCTCGGGGTCTCCGCTCCGGACAGAATGTGA
- a CDS encoding DUF2993 domain-containing protein gives MTDTQATEVIVETARPPKRRRTLRLVLWIVIPIVVLVGLFFVADAIVRQVAQQRISAEVKKSLPAEVKGDVSTSIGGVSVLQQYLSGRFEKVVLDAPALSVNGSPIHAKVTATGVPADFSKPVQSIDGALTISQSSLNKLVTVPGVDGDLALGKGTISYDGTASLLGLPIGYQVTVSPEAAGKTVNLLPVDAKVTTGAADTALDLSTLVKALTNRGPIPVCVAQYLPDGVLVNDIAISKGMATVTLNAQDFVVNEKSLKSKGSC, from the coding sequence ATGACTGACACGCAGGCGACAGAGGTGATCGTGGAGACGGCCAGGCCGCCGAAGCGGAGGCGCACGCTGCGGCTGGTGCTGTGGATCGTCATCCCGATCGTCGTGCTCGTCGGGCTGTTCTTCGTCGCGGACGCCATCGTGCGCCAGGTGGCGCAGCAGCGCATCTCGGCCGAGGTGAAGAAGAGCCTCCCCGCCGAGGTGAAGGGCGACGTGTCGACCAGCATCGGCGGCGTCTCCGTGCTGCAGCAGTATCTGAGCGGCCGGTTCGAGAAGGTTGTCCTGGATGCGCCGGCGCTGAGTGTCAACGGCTCGCCCATCCACGCCAAGGTCACGGCCACCGGCGTGCCCGCCGACTTCTCCAAGCCGGTGCAGAGCATCGACGGTGCGCTGACCATCTCGCAGTCGTCGCTGAACAAGCTGGTCACGGTCCCCGGCGTCGACGGCGATCTCGCCCTCGGTAAGGGCACCATCAGCTACGACGGCACCGCCTCGCTCCTCGGCCTGCCGATCGGCTACCAGGTCACCGTCTCCCCGGAGGCGGCGGGCAAGACGGTCAACCTGCTCCCGGTGGATGCGAAGGTCACCACGGGCGCGGCCGACACGGCCCTCGACCTCTCCACCCTCGTCAAAGCGCTGACCAACCGCGGCCCCATCCCGGTCTGCGTCGCCCAGTACCTCCCGGACGGCGTGCTGGTGAACGACATCGCGATCAGCAAGGGCATGGCCACGGTCACCCTGAACGCGCAGGACTTCGTGGTGAACGAGAAGTCGCTGAAGAGCAAGGGCAGTTGCTGA